The Brassica napus cultivar Da-Ae chromosome C7, Da-Ae, whole genome shotgun sequence genome has a segment encoding these proteins:
- the LOC125590591 gene encoding uncharacterized protein LOC125590591 → MAKSEGSSSSARSSYKKKVGGPLCYCNKRSTPAKAWTDDNPGRRFWCCGPHGFVDWIDKQEQNEWQKQSLLEARGVMDRQREEIRNLKQLLSKASQPATSEDSTALLLEEEDRLAEEKKKLEIALITSVEKEKLLRQFIALSMGGFTVVTVILVITILKK, encoded by the coding sequence ATGGCTAAGAGTGAAGGCTCGAGTTCTAGTGCAAGGTCATCCTATAAGAAGAAGGTCGGCGGTCCGTTATGCTACTGTAATAAGAGATCGACTCCGGCGAAGGCATGGACAGATGACAATCCGGGTAGAAGGTTTTGGTGTTGCGGTCCTCATGGGTTCGTCGATTGGATTGATAAGCAGGAGCAAAATGAATGGCAGAAACAGAGTTTACTGGAGGCGAGAGGCGTGATGGATCGTCAGAGAGAAGAAATTAGAAATCTGAAACAGTTGCTTAGCAAAGCTTCTCAACCAGCCACATCTGAAGATTCAACTGCATTATTGTTGGAGGAAGAGGACAGACTCGCAGAGGAGAAGAAAAAACTTGAAATTGCTCTTATCACATCAGTTGAAAAGGAGAAATTGCTAAGGCAATTCATTGCTCTTTCGATGGGAGGCTTCACTGTTGTCACAGTCATCCTTGTCATTACCATTCTGAAGAAGTAG